GTATCTTTTAGTAGATTAACATGGACCCCTttggaaataagcttttagcttaatgggttatccataggTCTCTAGCTTTCTCTCAAGTATAACACCTGGCTTAGAATTTTCAGTTTAATTAAAAGTATGCATCTTACCCTGGTCTTAAatacagatttgtttttatttaccatgtatagaaattgttttttatatgctgggatattatatttattgcctTGTGTTGTGTTATATGCAATTGATCTTAAATGTCAGTAAATAGATAAATTAATAAAACGTACATAACTCGAGAGTAGATACCAAACGTTACTGATAAATGGGGGatcatcaaatcaaaggaaaagttagttaacactttagaggccacatttatgaccatatcttaatgaaactatcttgatgatctttaggtcagtaggtcaggtgagcgatacagggcctttatggccctcttgttgactTTCAGAAGCAGGTGCACACATCCTTATTTCTAACACAACCTGTTGATTTTTGACTTTCTTGGGCCAGTGTACATATCCATATATCTAACACTGTGTACCTAACACtgatgtttttattgttttttatttgtggTAGTGTTAGTATTCATGAGAGAGTActggtattattttttttacaaaatttggactttttcttgaaacaaaagtattgaaaatttcaaaaacctCAAGAAATTAAGGTGTGTTAGTATAATTTAAATATGgtgatttcttttgattttcagtTGATGGGCCACCGAGTAGGGAAAACAATTTTCACAGGTTGTGTCAGACAGTCTGCTGTTAGATCATTAATTAAATCAGACACCCCTGCAACTGCAAACGGACATCAGTATCAAGGTGCTGCCCAAACTCGCTCACCTACACACACCACCTTAAACCAACAACATACTACACATGTTAGAAACTTGAgtacaaaacatttcataatgAGTGTACATGTCAAAGCCAGATGCAAGTTTTATCCTCGCACAAAAGATTCTGTTGAACGGTGTCCAGTTCCAGATGACAAAGTGCCTTGGAACGTTGATTTTCTTGAATATGCTCCAGTAGATTTCACAAGTGAATCTGTGCTTAAACAACCAGTCTGGGCAGATCTACCAGATCCAAGGTAAGAAACATTTGTAATTGAAGCATAAAAGTGGCAAAGTTGCTGAAACATCTCGATTTTACAGCATGATATTTACTTGCTAAGAAACTGTGTATGTTACTATGTACAATGTATGTGatgtacaaaattaatgttatgtGCTTTATTTTACTAAAACATAACAAGGAGCACTTAAAAGTTCTGAGAAATTACAATGTTCATGAAAAGTGTTCAGGAAGACAGTCCTTTGTGCCAACATGACCTGGCATCTTAACTACATGTAGCTGTAGTAACAGAAAGTGCTCTGTTGAGGAACATGGAGTATTATAATTTGGGCGATTATCTGTAGACTTAAGAACATTATGAATAACAAAGTTCAGGTGACTTGGTATCCTTTTTTAAGATTGACTATATGAAgtgtatggagagctatcctactcaacccggtgTCAGCGTCAGCGTCCTCccgtgtccccaccttggttaaagttttttttacactttctctttttttctccttatctctgtaattacttgatggatttgtttcaaacttaaaatagtaattcCTCATCATcccccacatcatatggcacaagggccataactctcacaccaatatttcatgaattatcctccctttttagctcgactattcgaagaatagtctagctattctactcaccctggcgtcggcgtcggcgtcggcgtcacaccttggttaagtttttgcatgcaagtacatacagctatcatttaaaggcatatagctttgaaacttatttattctttttctaggacaattaccaacctcactgggtcaagttccataactctaacatgtattttgagcaaattatgcccccttttggacttagaaaattttggttaaagttttacatgcaagttactatctccaaaactaatgcagatattgaattgaaacttcacatgtgtctttggggttataaaactatttgatagcaccaagtcccataactctgaccttcattttggccaaattatgcccccttttggacttagaaaattctggttaaagttttgcgtgcaagtacatacagctattactaaaaggcatatagatttgaaacttattttttctttttctagatcaattacctacctcactgggtcaagtcccataactctgacatgtattttgagcaaattatgcccccttttggacttagaaaatcctggttaaagttttacatgcaagttactatctccaaaactaatgcagatattgaattgaaactttacatgtgtcttcggggttataaaactagttgatagcaccaagtcccataactctgaccttcattttggccaaattatgcccccttttggacttagaaaattctggttaaagttttgcgtgcaagtacatacagctattactaaaaggcatatagatttgaaacttattttttctttttctagatcaattacctacctcactgggacaagtcccataactctgacatgtattttgggcaaattatgcccccttttggacttataaaatcctggttaaagttttacatgcaagttactatctccaaaactaatatagatattaaattgaaacttcacatgtgtcttcggggttataaaactagttgatagaatcaagtcccataactctgacatgtattttgggcaaattatgcccccttttggacttagaaaattcttgttaaagttttgcgtgcaagtacatacagctattaccaaaaggcatatagctttgaatcttatttattccttttctaggtcaattaccagcctcactaggtcaagttccataactcttaacatgtattttgaacaaattatgcccccttttggacttagaaaattctggttaaagtttacatgcaagttactatctccaaaactaatgcagatattgaatttaaacctaacatgtttcttcggggttataaaactagttgatagcatcaagtcccataactttgatatgtattttggtcaaattatgtcccctttccaacttaaactcttttgatatttaacattttgggtaataatttcctgcttctgtgacaatatttcgaatagtcgagcttggctgtcttacggacagctcttgttacttagaatttcaggttaaagttttggtgtactttcactctatcttaataattactaaatggatttgattcaaactaaaagtggttgttccacatcatctcccacatcatatgacacaaggtccttaactctggtaccaatatttcattaattatcccccacttttacttagaatttcattgcgaacgacaagaagaagaagacttagaatttcaggttgaagttttgatgcactttcaccctttctcagttattaccaaatggatttgattcaaacttaaaatagttgttcaacatcatcactcacatcatatgacacaagagccataactcttgcaccaatatttgatgaattatctcccctttttacttagaatttcaggttaaaatttttggtgcactttcactcttagccctctatctcagttattactaaatgcatttgattcaaacttaaaacagttgttccactttatcacccacatcatatgacacaaggtgcataattctggctccaattttttatgaattatgccaccttttacttaaaatttaaggttaattttgatgcattttcactatatcttagtaattactaaatggattttattcaaacttgaagtagttgttccacatcatcacacaAGGTGTAtgactcttgcaccaatttttatgaattatgcctcccttttgcttagaattatacttatttagtgttttgatacactttatctttatctctcttataacttaatatttttgacacagactcaagctattgtgcaatatcttcatcctcCTTTGGAGCCATTAAACACTCCATTGACAGCtgcagcttcctcagatgtgcccagtttcactgtccaacatcgaaatagtctagcacgctgtctcctgtgtcAGCTCTTGTATCTTTTGTTTTAGGGGATATCTTTAGCTGTTGAATGTTCTTTAAGTAAACTCAGAAGACTTCATAAttgagacgcgccatgagaaaaccaacatagtgcgtttgcgaccagcatggatccagaccagcctgcgcatccgcacagtctggtcaggatccatgctgttcactttcaaagcctattgcaattagagaaaccattagcgaacagcatggatcctgaccagactgcgcggatgcacaggctggtctgggtccatactggtcgcaaatgcactatgttggttttcccatggtgcggctcaattatgtttttaactTTTACATGTTTAATAATTAATGTCCTGCAAATGTTAGGACTGAAAATTGTTAAGATAGCAGTCTTAAATCTTTATGCTATCATTTAAAGATGCTTACTGCAAATTCACTTAAGCAGTCTAGATATGACCATAAATGTGCGCCACTGCACAAACTGATGTATTTGCTTGCTTCATAGTTTTCTGCAGTTTTTCTTGACTTGTTGGAATGATTAAgacattatttttacttttagtgGAATCACTTTCAACTGCATAGATAAATCTTGCAAAGTGAACAGAAGAACTTATGAGCCTCAGGGTGAATATGAAGTAATTGACGGATATCCAAGGTAAGAATTGCACCTTAACAGTACTagttataaatatcattttaaagaatgAAGGCCATTGTATGGTTTATCATCTGATATACCATGATTTGGATTAAGTATAAACAGGAATTGAAACACAAGGGCAGAAGCCTAAatggttaaatatctaagctgttATCAGGTGGTAAAGCACAAAGTCTTGcatattttcattcttacatttcattgaatttttagctcacctgagcactttgtgctcagggtgaggtattgtgatcgctcaccgtccggcgtccgtccgtccgtccgtccgtccgtccgtcgtccgtccacactttcctttaaacaacatctcctcctaaaccaacaggccaattttgatgaaacttcacagggatgttccttggatggccccctttcaaaattattcaaagaattgaattctatgcagaacactggttgccatggcaaccgaaaggaaaaactttaaaaatcttcttctcaaaaaccagaagacctagagcttagatatttggtgtgaagcattgcctagtggacctctaccaagtttgttcaaatcatgaccccggggtcaaaattgaccccgccccaggggtcacttgattttacataagaaaatcttaaaaaatcttcttctcaaaaaccagaagccttagagcttagatatttgacatgtagcattgcctagtggacctctactaaaattgttcaaatcatgaccccggggtcaaaattgactctgccccagggggcacttgattttacataggaaaatcttcaaaaaatttctaaaaataaaccagaaggcctaaagcttagatatttcacatgtagcattgcctagtggacctctacaaaatttgttcaaatcatggcccccggggtcaaaattgaccccgccccagtggtcacttgattttacataagaaaatatttaaaaaatcttcttctcaaaaaccagaagccctagagcttagatatttgacatgtagcattgcctagttgacctctactaaagttgttcaaattatgacccgggggtcaaaattgaccccgccctaggggtcacttgactttacaacggaaaatcttcaaaagttttctaaaaacaaaccagaaggcctagagcttagatatttcacatgtagcattacctagtggacctctacaaaatttgttcatatcatgaccccctgggtcaaaattgaccccgccccagaggtcacttgattttacataggaaaatcttcaaaaattttctaaaaataaactagaaggcgtagagactagatatttgacatgtagcattgcctagtggacctctacaaaatttgttcaaaccttgtcccccggggtcaaaattgactccgccctaggggtcacttgattttacataggaaaatcttaaaaaaaaattctaaaaataaaccagaaggcctagatcttagatatttgacatgtagcattgcctattagacttttacaaagtttattcaaatcatgacccctgggtcaaattgaccctgccccatggggttacttgattgtacatagaaaaatcttcaaaattttctaaaaataaaccagaagagcttagatatttgacatgtagcattgcctagtggacctctacaaaaagttttcaaatcttgtttttaaagttacttaaagaaaatttcaactatattttctcataattcttttgattgatttctattatgatcttttgaccttgaagacttgtccttaagtgcaatgataacaggtgagcgatatagggccatcatggccctcttgttttatttgaaattactcAGAACATTTATTCTGAtagtaattaattaaaattctaatgtgcttgtttttgttaaaacacgcttttAAATGCTAAAATGGTATCACATTAACATGCGTTGATGTCGctatttttgttgcgaccaagaaagagcactacactgtatattttatcttttgtttttgtattagacagtgttgttatattttctggtcctttgggatcatggagtccattcaacatatgtgtaatagagttccgcttaagccggtgctagggggcgtgagaggtgttgcatatttcattacctctcatcaacagactcaatcaaaccgagtctgctattattcttcttggttgcattctttgcttccaaagtatctttttacaaattttattatttacattagGCACATGTcacaatcaaaataatgtatagcaaaatcgtgttttacttaaattaatacactcaaatcgTTTATACGTCCCCAGAATTATTCTCTCAGGCTacgtcctcgtgaaattattccgcggacatATAACCAAATTTCGTgcattaataatgttaaaacatgttttttctatATACATTATTTCCTAAATCATGCATCGATTTTACATCATAATGTTCTCTCATGAGTGCACACATCTACCATtgtttattgcatattttgtcaTTGTTGTTTCCCCTCTTTGTTTAACTAGGTGACAAATCAGTCTCGGGTGATGTCAGAATGCACAATACTTAGAAAAATGTCACAAACACTGCAAACAATAAAATGGAACATCTGAAGTATTCCAAAATGATATTGCGTCTTGTTTTTAGCCTGACTGTATCTGAAAATCTGCTGACCAACTACATAAATGTGACCAGTTTTTATCAGTGAAAATGCTAGAATCTTGAAGGCAGTGAAACAAATCTAGTTatctataaattattatatattttttcttcctAAATTATAGAAATCCTCGAGGTCGTACAGGGCTAACTGGTAGAGGAAGTCTGGGACGTTGGGGACCTAACCACGCCGCAGACCCAATTGTAACAAGGTAAACCATAGCATAACTTGTAAGGTTTTGTAATATTCTAATCCTTGATGTAATAGGAGCTATAAACAAtagatataatatattatttgcaATTGAACCAGCCTTAGTTGTTATCTATATTAACATTTAGCCtcctggcggcaagtgattctgcctttgcgaccagtgctgactGAGATCAGCCTttacattcgtgcagtctgagcatggtctgcactgttcgccattcagtcagtatctttttggtaaacaccccttttaacagttactgttactgtccaaatttaaagatcaacaagtttattacagaaatttagcatggtaagagtTAAGCAGCCAGTTGCTTTTTGCTGCCAGTCAGCAAACTTCTCAGTAtgaagtttttttcaaatttctactTAACTTAAACCCCCAACTGGGATATAAAAGCAGGAAGATGGCACTGGGGCAGGTTTCTACATAAAATATGCATGGTAAACATCAGAGACCCCTTTTTTGAAATCCTAAAAGAActcctgaaagaaaaaaaattaaaacatgcacatttatactttgatatgtatcatttctattggtgcatttaattttttcaaaaaatgtcaagaaagtatacttatagatttttttaaaatctcagctgtcaaaaatttgaatttctcgGGAGGGGCTTAGAGGTCATAACCTCAGAGAGCTGAGAAATGTAAACAGAATAAGCACGTggctttgtttatcaacaaaaatactgCAGCAGAAGATTATTCACAACATTCACAGTCACCTCTGTTTACCTGCTTCTTATCACCTTTGTGTTTATCTCAGAAAATGATTTACACTTATTATGTGCATGAAGTGAATAAATACTTATTATATAACTAGTACATGTAGTACATAAGTGTTTATTTACTGAAGCTTGTGTTAGATAAATAAGTTGTAATTTCTGACTGTTCTGTTTCCACAGTAACTACAATCAATgcattattttcaattgaatttggGAATAATCTGGTATGAAAGTCCAGTTGCAAAGTGCTACAAACTTATCAGTAAATTTGATGCCATGAATGTGTATTGTTTTGACAGTCCTCCCTAATTGCCTATTATCTTGACTTTCTAGATAATACATTGTCAGACTGAAACAGGCCTCCAAAAATTGCCtaattttcatttcatgtctTGACACTGTGTTTCACAGTCCTAGTGTTACATTCATCTTGATTAATTTggatttaattaaataatttctcaAACGAAACAACATGTCAAATGAGAATAAATTTTGCTTTGTTGACTGGAATGATAACATTGATAGGGAATCTTCTTCCTATAGAACAATGTCTTATAAAAGAAATCCCACAAAACTTATCAAGTACctgtgaagaaaagaaaaaactagtgattttaaagaaaatatttacaaaaattggaTTAATAACTTTTACAACTGAAAACAGCAAGTAAGTTGCATGCTCTTCTGTATTTTGAAAGATCGTCTGCTACAAGCTACCTGTGTTTGCAGTGGTTATTTTTAGCTACTGCTTCTGAGTAACAAAATGTAGCTCCTCCCACTATTTTCTGTCTGCCCCGGTAGGAAATGTTGGGGGTTTTAGCAGTCACCTGCCTCTACCAGCCACATCATATCTTGGCTGgctgcagagaacaggtttgacTATAAAATTTTGTGTCTTTATTGAATTTATGACACAGTTGTTATTTGATACTAATTTTTGTTCTCCATGGACAGTGGGTGTGTTTTTATTACCTGTCATTTCCATTTTGGTGTAATGAAAATTACTACTTCATGGAGAACTTGAAGAAAATAGCTCCTACCATTAGGTAACTGCTAGTAT
The genomic region above belongs to Mercenaria mercenaria strain notata chromosome 12, MADL_Memer_1, whole genome shotgun sequence and contains:
- the LOC128547215 gene encoding ADP-ribose pyrophosphatase, mitochondrial-like; protein product: MGHRVGKTIFTGCVRQSAVRSLIKSDTPATANGHQYQGAAQTRSPTHTTLNQQHTTHVRNLSTKHFIMSVHVKARCKFYPRTKDSVERCPVPDDKVPWNVDFLEYAPVDFTSESVLKQPVWADLPDPSGITFNCIDKSCKVNRRTYEPQGEYEVIDGYPRNPRGRTGLTGRGSLGRWGPNHAADPIVTRWKRDENDEVVVGDDGKPILQFVAVQRRDCGEWALPGGMVDPEEERTATLIREFGEEALNSLEATDEGKIKIKETLTHFFKDGLKIYKGYVDDPRNTDNAWMETKAMNFHDDDGTGVGAFNLHAGDDAADVKWKDIDSGLELYASHIDFIRDTAKERNAHWEKCHV